One genomic window of Legionella jordanis includes the following:
- the icmP gene encoding type IVB secretion system coupling complex protein DotM/IcmP — protein sequence MAQQPQQQGSGDNSMAPVWIMVLLFFTLFFIWKLGHQYIVSFIFYLNVLQAKLISFFVTSPDLESKVYLMQTIDPATVNWDQFIELTRSVGDYIRYPIVVLLVFLSILLYRSNVTLRFRRAHNMKTLRAQEQHNWLAIMPIIKEDLVSMDINKGPWAMALSPMEFARKYKLLKKDDALLDNPVPGQEMTAGIRKGDAKRVFTLQLGPYWDGFERCPPQAYALAAAFMARMNRDRGSASLIMESLDKSYAAGKMDYSVAKAILKKYQNAENVQEILSKHAYLLTVMASLLEAAREDGVVPSSEFLWLKPIDRRLWYMLNCVGRQTPFVEVAGPFAHWRAEKVMGRRSLVPMIDEAIKALEVAVKEVKLTPKELQELEP from the coding sequence ATGGCACAACAACCACAGCAACAGGGTAGCGGTGATAACTCGATGGCTCCAGTGTGGATCATGGTCCTACTGTTTTTCACGCTGTTCTTTATTTGGAAATTAGGTCATCAATACATTGTCTCTTTTATTTTTTACCTGAATGTATTGCAGGCGAAACTAATTTCGTTCTTTGTTACCAGCCCTGATCTCGAAAGCAAAGTCTATTTAATGCAGACCATTGACCCAGCTACTGTTAACTGGGATCAATTCATTGAATTAACGCGCAGCGTTGGGGATTATATTCGCTACCCCATTGTAGTGCTGCTGGTATTCCTTTCCATCCTCCTGTATCGCTCAAATGTAACTCTTCGATTCAGAAGGGCCCATAACATGAAGACATTACGTGCACAAGAGCAGCATAATTGGCTGGCCATCATGCCGATTATTAAAGAAGATTTGGTGAGCATGGATATTAATAAAGGCCCCTGGGCCATGGCTCTATCTCCCATGGAGTTTGCTCGAAAATACAAATTGCTCAAAAAAGATGATGCCTTACTGGATAATCCAGTACCCGGTCAGGAAATGACAGCAGGAATTCGCAAAGGAGATGCTAAACGAGTCTTTACCTTACAACTCGGACCTTACTGGGATGGTTTTGAAAGATGCCCTCCACAAGCTTATGCACTCGCTGCAGCGTTCATGGCTCGCATGAATCGTGATAGAGGTTCTGCCAGTTTGATAATGGAATCACTGGATAAATCTTATGCAGCGGGAAAAATGGATTATTCTGTTGCTAAAGCAATTCTTAAGAAATATCAAAATGCTGAAAATGTGCAGGAAATTTTAAGTAAACATGCCTATCTTTTAACAGTGATGGCTTCTCTGCTTGAAGCTGCAAGGGAAGATGGAGTGGTACCAAGCTCAGAATTTTTATGGTTAAAGCCCATTGATCGCCGATTATGGTATATGCTTAATTGTGTGGGGCGCCAAACACCCTTTGTTGAGGTGGCTGGGCCTTTTGCTCATTGGCGTGCCGAAAAAGTTATGGGCAGACGCTCCTTAGTCCCCATGATAGATGAAGCCATTAAAGCATTGGAAGTTGCGGTGAAAGAAGTCAAATTAACACCCAAAGAGTTGCAGGAGTTAGAGCCATGA
- the icmN gene encoding type IVB secretion system protein IcmN/DotK, whose product MKHSRHRLISFSLFYVALLASLLLQGCHRRQYFAPVGEDPQLPRKVEGASDKAVIGLQKRLSKCGAKVITIGSDYLISIPSAALFADQSPRLTWQSYGVLNNVVLFLKQFRKVAITVTSYSSKYISPKREHALTLARSRAVGDYLWSQGIDSRFIFTVGLGSDKPIMAWADGGDKSPNSRIEITFRDAII is encoded by the coding sequence GTGAAACATTCGCGTCATCGCTTAATCAGTTTCTCTTTATTTTATGTTGCTTTATTGGCCTCACTTTTACTACAGGGCTGCCATAGGAGGCAGTATTTCGCTCCTGTCGGCGAGGATCCGCAGTTGCCCCGAAAAGTAGAAGGTGCTTCAGACAAAGCAGTTATTGGTTTGCAGAAGCGATTAAGCAAATGTGGGGCAAAAGTCATTACCATTGGTTCCGATTATTTAATCTCAATCCCTTCTGCCGCTTTATTTGCTGATCAATCTCCGAGATTAACTTGGCAGTCTTATGGTGTACTAAACAATGTGGTGTTATTTTTAAAACAATTTCGCAAGGTTGCCATTACGGTGACCAGCTACAGCAGCAAATACATTTCACCAAAACGCGAGCATGCCTTAACACTCGCAAGATCAAGGGCAGTAGGCGATTACCTTTGGTCTCAAGGGATTGATAGTCGTTTCATCTTTACAGTTGGGCTTGGCAGTGATAAACCTATTATGGCTTGGGCCGATGGCGGCGACAAATCACCCAATTCACGTATAGAGATTACGTTTAGAGATGCAATTATTTAG
- the icmM gene encoding type IVB secretion system protein IcmM/DotJ, which translates to MSREAWNNIIQSKGFYIRSYRKGLTWVILSLGVNLILLLSIYYVHFNEPEPDYYATSGIAPPVKLTSLNERNYSSNYLLPPDPVDEDMTRVIPQ; encoded by the coding sequence ATGAGTCGAGAGGCTTGGAATAATATTATACAGTCTAAAGGATTTTATATCCGTAGCTACCGTAAAGGATTAACCTGGGTTATTCTATCGCTTGGCGTTAATTTAATTTTACTTCTTTCAATTTATTACGTGCATTTTAATGAACCAGAACCTGATTATTATGCAACGAGTGGGATTGCTCCGCCTGTAAAACTGACCTCACTCAATGAAAGAAATTATTCAAGTAATTATTTGCTTCCACCCGATCCTGTTGATGAAGACATGACGAGGGTCATACCGCAATAA
- a CDS encoding type IVB secretion system apparatus protein IcmL/DotI, with protein sequence MAEDALTTVAIRNTFYRDSQRKVMLALLISVILNFILSSLLFYLLTHPPAPKYFATSINGRITPLYPLNEPNQSDSAILQWANQAAIAAFTYNFVNYREELQASSGFFTAEGWTQFLNALQESNNLDAVKAKKLIVSAVATRAPIILQKGILNGRYSWRVQMPILVTYQSASEFSQQNNVVTMLITRVSTLNSPRGIGIAQFVVGPATGGIS encoded by the coding sequence ATGGCTGAAGATGCTTTGACAACTGTGGCAATTAGAAACACGTTTTACCGTGATAGCCAACGGAAAGTGATGCTTGCTCTTTTGATTTCGGTCATACTGAATTTCATTTTGTCTTCTTTACTGTTTTATTTATTAACGCATCCTCCTGCTCCTAAATATTTTGCTACAAGCATTAATGGCCGTATTACACCTTTATACCCACTTAATGAGCCAAACCAATCCGATTCCGCCATTTTACAATGGGCAAACCAGGCTGCGATTGCTGCCTTTACTTACAATTTCGTGAATTATCGTGAGGAACTGCAAGCTTCTTCAGGTTTTTTCACAGCAGAGGGTTGGACTCAGTTTCTAAATGCATTGCAGGAATCCAACAACCTGGATGCAGTGAAGGCCAAAAAATTAATTGTTTCCGCTGTGGCTACTCGGGCACCAATCATTTTGCAGAAAGGCATTCTTAATGGCAGATATTCATGGCGTGTTCAAATGCCAATATTAGTCACCTATCAAAGTGCTAGTGAATTTTCCCAACAAAATAACGTCGTCACCATGTTAATAACCCGGGTGTCCACATTGAATTCACCTCGCGGTATTGGTATAGCTCAATTTGTTGTAGGTCCAGCTACTGGTGGGATAAGTTGA
- a CDS encoding TraM recognition domain-containing protein, whose amino-acid sequence MMRGIESRHEIDPTQLLRDTRTLGQRFADFFSDTTNVSIVLVSLAAVSYYLSEVSTLMLVVGALIFLYTYSCKQKLPFRLPKIAKVKDYNDLKPGIGTPNTARGIAFFGNDRKTKEELWFANDDLRTHALIFGSTGSGKTETLVSLAYNALVQASGFIYVDGKGDNSLYAKVFSMVRSMGREDDLLLINFMTGARDIVGPQERRLSNTLNPFCQGSSSMLTQLVVSLMGSSNQSSDGDMWKGRAISFVEALMKLLVYMRDEGALLLDANTIRNYFDLGRLESIVLDKVFPRDEQEAVNIESVPKLITDPLRNYLFNLPGYNKEKKGKQVSQVLEQHGFITMQLVRVFSSLADTYGHIIRTNLAEVDFKDVVLNRRILVVLLPALEKSPDELSNLGKVIVSSLKAMMAAGLGDQVEGDYRDVIERKPTNSPTPYMCILDEYGYYAVQGFAVVPAQARSLGFSAIFAGQDLPAFQKASKEEAASIGANTNIKICMKLEDPTETWDFFTKTAGEAYVTKVDSFQTKETSVANSYLDTKSSSFEKRARIDLLDLKEQTEGEAHIFFKSKIVRARMFYANPKPVKQLKLNQFLKVEPPPDDYLMKLQKQLSGFQKILESGDLSINKLVETEEINLITKALHESNIREPIERGVAALLAFHGHNEPPPLEELVEEEEEGALTIFAKLRHSANGLPILVKDVEQFSQPLLPINETRNYLSTIERASGAKDKYAGTVANELIKDFQMATSYPPQERDEISSSDLTQLINTLSDNIAREREKAQSKSSEEL is encoded by the coding sequence ATGATGCGTGGTATTGAGTCACGTCACGAAATTGACCCAACTCAGCTTTTGCGGGATACACGCACGCTGGGTCAACGTTTTGCGGATTTTTTTTCCGACACAACAAACGTGTCAATTGTCCTGGTGTCTCTGGCGGCTGTCTCCTATTATTTATCCGAAGTTTCAACATTAATGTTGGTTGTTGGGGCTCTGATTTTTCTTTATACCTATTCCTGTAAACAAAAATTGCCTTTTCGCCTGCCTAAAATTGCCAAGGTGAAAGACTACAATGACTTAAAACCTGGAATTGGTACTCCGAATACCGCGAGAGGCATTGCATTCTTTGGCAATGACCGGAAAACAAAAGAGGAACTGTGGTTTGCTAACGACGACTTAAGAACCCATGCTCTTATTTTTGGATCTACGGGTAGCGGTAAAACGGAAACCTTAGTTTCCCTAGCCTACAATGCCCTGGTTCAAGCTAGTGGTTTTATTTATGTAGATGGTAAAGGGGACAACTCTCTTTATGCCAAAGTTTTCTCAATGGTGCGCAGCATGGGCCGAGAAGACGATTTATTGCTCATCAATTTCATGACTGGTGCACGTGATATTGTGGGTCCTCAGGAAAGGCGCTTATCCAATACCCTAAACCCATTCTGCCAAGGCTCTTCTAGCATGCTTACTCAGCTTGTGGTCAGCCTGATGGGATCTTCAAATCAATCGTCAGACGGCGATATGTGGAAAGGGCGTGCCATCAGTTTCGTTGAAGCATTGATGAAATTATTGGTTTACATGCGTGATGAGGGGGCGCTTCTTCTTGATGCCAATACCATACGAAACTATTTTGATTTAGGCCGCCTCGAATCCATCGTGCTCGACAAAGTTTTTCCTCGAGATGAACAGGAAGCGGTGAATATAGAATCGGTGCCTAAATTAATCACCGATCCACTTCGAAATTATTTATTTAACTTGCCTGGTTATAATAAAGAGAAGAAAGGAAAACAAGTTTCACAAGTGCTGGAGCAACATGGTTTTATCACCATGCAGCTGGTTCGCGTCTTTTCATCTTTAGCTGATACCTACGGTCATATTATCCGTACTAATTTGGCCGAGGTGGATTTTAAAGACGTGGTACTCAATCGACGAATCCTTGTTGTGCTTCTACCTGCTTTGGAAAAATCCCCTGATGAATTATCCAACTTGGGAAAAGTCATTGTCTCTTCTCTAAAAGCCATGATGGCCGCAGGTTTGGGTGACCAGGTGGAAGGTGATTACCGAGATGTGATTGAGCGCAAGCCCACCAACTCGCCAACTCCTTATATGTGCATCCTGGATGAATATGGTTATTATGCGGTTCAGGGCTTTGCAGTGGTTCCTGCACAGGCACGTTCTCTGGGCTTCTCAGCCATATTTGCCGGGCAGGATTTGCCTGCTTTCCAAAAAGCATCCAAGGAAGAAGCTGCATCTATCGGTGCCAACACCAATATAAAAATTTGCATGAAGCTAGAAGACCCAACAGAAACCTGGGATTTCTTCACCAAAACAGCTGGGGAAGCTTATGTAACGAAGGTTGACTCATTCCAGACAAAAGAAACCAGTGTGGCAAACAGTTATCTGGATACAAAAAGTTCATCTTTTGAAAAACGGGCTCGTATCGACTTATTGGATTTGAAGGAGCAAACGGAAGGTGAGGCTCACATTTTCTTTAAATCTAAAATTGTTCGTGCGCGAATGTTCTATGCTAATCCAAAACCCGTTAAACAATTAAAGCTGAACCAATTTTTGAAGGTAGAGCCACCACCTGATGACTATTTAATGAAGCTGCAAAAGCAGTTATCGGGCTTCCAAAAGATTCTTGAAAGTGGTGATCTGAGCATTAACAAACTCGTTGAGACTGAGGAAATAAATTTAATCACCAAAGCCTTGCACGAGTCCAATATTCGCGAACCGATTGAACGCGGCGTGGCTGCTCTGTTGGCCTTTCATGGTCATAATGAACCGCCCCCTCTGGAAGAATTGGTTGAGGAAGAAGAGGAAGGGGCATTAACGATTTTTGCCAAACTTCGTCATTCAGCCAATGGTCTGCCAATACTGGTAAAAGACGTCGAGCAATTCTCGCAACCGCTATTACCTATTAATGAAACAAGAAATTACTTATCCACTATCGAGCGTGCTTCCGGGGCAAAAGATAAATACGCCGGTACGGTAGCCAATGAATTAATAAAAGACTTTCAAATGGCAACCAGTTATCCGCCTCAGGAAAGAGATGAAATTTCTTCTTCAGATTTGACGCAATTGATTAATACTTTGTCTGATAATATTGCAAGAGAACGAGAAAAGGCCCAATCCAAATCCTCTGAGGAATTATAA